Proteins encoded in a region of the Phycisphaerae bacterium genome:
- a CDS encoding recombinase family protein: MHVALNPRTPAAAYLRRSTDRQEQSIPDQRNEIRRWAAEHGYDIIREYIDDAVSGTSADKRPAFQQMIADAQHGLFKAVIVWNSDRFSRGDVTETEHYRYVLRKAGATLLSVTEDYLAREGIDGDVLRTVKQFQNRQYSISLSQNTLRGQISSVLAASDPGRLTPYGYDREIVGPDGSLLYRVRFLESGDRQVFDRDGKLTATYQKGQSLKKPGKECRARLALSTPERVAAVRDAYRMCVEGMGFKGIADELNRRGILSPRGNLWCFTTIKSLLENPVYRGDIVWNRRTESKFFACRGQRADRMKPMGESGRVANMPSDDWIVIENATPAIVDRETWDRAQVMVRRRFEAKGGHGKQTNRWLLSGVLRCGECGFAFWGERKHKGHIPGRKPVITPYYTCAGRRGRGKAVCATPAALRADALETWALGKLQALILADATGVDEAIDRFVVAASGLDQPATDMAALQREAEKIDTTVKALMTGLDPANLPMINDQLTQLRRRKEHLQAELRAARAASRGTDEPALRKWAAERITGLTDAVAGRRNERVRRVIASYIDEIVVYPTERRGVMRLNAGLAALVGDAPLAPNASDRPEGRSRVAGIEG, encoded by the coding sequence ATGCACGTAGCGCTCAACCCGCGGACGCCCGCCGCCGCCTACCTGCGGCGCTCGACCGATCGCCAGGAACAGAGCATCCCCGACCAGCGCAACGAGATCAGACGCTGGGCCGCCGAGCACGGGTACGACATCATCCGTGAGTACATCGACGACGCCGTCTCAGGCACGTCGGCCGACAAGCGGCCCGCGTTCCAGCAGATGATCGCGGACGCCCAGCATGGGCTCTTCAAGGCCGTGATCGTCTGGAACAGCGATCGGTTCAGCCGCGGCGACGTCACCGAGACCGAGCATTACCGCTACGTCCTGCGGAAGGCCGGCGCGACGCTGCTGTCCGTAACGGAAGACTACCTCGCCCGCGAGGGTATCGACGGCGACGTGCTGCGGACCGTGAAGCAGTTCCAGAACCGGCAGTACTCGATCAGCCTGTCGCAGAACACGCTGCGCGGCCAGATCTCATCGGTGCTGGCGGCATCAGACCCTGGCCGCCTGACGCCGTACGGCTACGACCGCGAGATCGTCGGGCCCGACGGGTCGCTGCTCTACCGCGTGCGCTTCCTCGAGTCCGGCGATCGCCAGGTGTTCGACCGCGACGGCAAGCTGACGGCGACGTACCAGAAGGGCCAGTCGCTGAAGAAGCCCGGCAAAGAGTGCCGCGCGCGGCTCGCGCTGAGCACGCCCGAGCGCGTCGCCGCCGTCCGCGACGCCTACCGCATGTGCGTTGAGGGCATGGGCTTCAAGGGCATCGCCGACGAGCTGAACCGCCGCGGCATCCTCAGCCCGCGTGGCAACCTGTGGTGCTTCACGACGATCAAGTCGCTGCTCGAGAACCCGGTCTACCGTGGCGACATCGTCTGGAACCGCCGGACCGAATCGAAGTTCTTCGCTTGCCGCGGCCAGCGTGCCGATCGCATGAAGCCGATGGGCGAGTCCGGCCGCGTGGCGAACATGCCCAGCGACGACTGGATCGTCATCGAAAACGCGACGCCCGCCATCGTCGATCGCGAGACCTGGGATCGCGCGCAGGTGATGGTGCGGCGGCGTTTCGAGGCGAAGGGCGGCCACGGCAAGCAGACGAACCGCTGGCTGCTCAGCGGCGTCCTGCGCTGCGGCGAGTGCGGCTTCGCCTTCTGGGGCGAGCGCAAGCACAAGGGTCACATCCCGGGACGCAAGCCGGTGATCACGCCGTATTACACCTGCGCTGGCCGCCGCGGGCGTGGCAAGGCCGTCTGCGCGACGCCGGCTGCGCTGCGGGCGGACGCCCTCGAAACCTGGGCGCTCGGGAAGTTGCAGGCGCTGATCCTGGCGGACGCCACCGGCGTGGATGAGGCGATCGACCGCTTCGTCGTGGCCGCCAGCGGCCTGGACCAGCCCGCGACCGACATGGCCGCGCTGCAGCGCGAGGCCGAGAAGATCGACACGACCGTGAAAGCGCTGATGACCGGGCTTGATCCCGCGAACCTGCCGATGATCAACGACCAGCTCACGCAGCTGCGGCGGCGTAAGGAACACCTCCAGGCCGAGCTGCGGGCGGCCCGGGCGGCGTCGCGTGGTACGGACGAGCCGGCACTGCGGAAGTGGGCGGCGGAACGGATCACGGGCCTCACGGACGCGGTGGCGGGCCGCCGCAACGAGCGCGTACGGCGCGTGATCGCCAGCTACATCGACGAGATCGTCGTCTACCCGACCGAGCGCCGCGGCGTCATGCGCCTGAACGCGGGCCTCGCGGCGTTGGTTGGCGACGCCCCCTTGGCCCCAAACGCAAGCGACCGGCCCGAAGGCCGGTCGCGGGTTGCTGGTATAGAGGG
- a CDS encoding winged helix-turn-helix domain-containing protein → MSKKTKKPSATKKAATKKATRPQKSDMSARPAKATKDATPAADKPMSGLDAAAKVLADAGEPMRAKAIVDAAIGGGLWKSGGKTPHATIYAAMIREIAAKGDASRFKKTDRGLFAYNAGGGR, encoded by the coding sequence ATGAGCAAGAAGACGAAGAAGCCCAGCGCGACGAAGAAGGCCGCCACCAAGAAGGCCACGCGGCCGCAGAAGTCGGACATGTCCGCCCGGCCCGCGAAGGCGACGAAGGACGCCACGCCCGCCGCCGACAAGCCGATGAGCGGCCTGGACGCGGCCGCCAAGGTCCTGGCCGACGCCGGCGAGCCGATGCGGGCCAAGGCGATCGTCGACGCCGCGATCGGCGGCGGGCTGTGGAAGAGCGGCGGCAAGACGCCGCACGCCACGATCTACGCCGCCATGATCCGCGAGATCGCCGCCAAGGGCGACGCGTCGCGGTTCAAGAAGACCGACCGCGGGCTGTTCGCGTACAACGCCGGGGGTGGCCGATGA